Proteins encoded together in one Pseudomonas sp. ADAK13 window:
- a CDS encoding DoxX family protein, translating to MSPLITRILSTRAGYGLTVLRIFVGIIFAAHGSQKLFGWFGGGGLAGTAQWMESIGLAPGTLMAVLSGGTEFFAGLALIIGLLARPAALGLTIISLVAIFSVHIHNGLFMANNGYEFALALLGGTLAVLLEGAGKLSADRAITH from the coding sequence ATGAGCCCATTGATCACCCGAATCCTCTCCACCCGCGCCGGCTACGGCCTGACCGTTCTGCGAATTTTTGTCGGAATTATCTTCGCCGCTCACGGTTCGCAGAAACTCTTTGGCTGGTTTGGCGGTGGCGGCCTGGCGGGCACGGCCCAATGGATGGAAAGTATCGGCCTGGCGCCGGGTACCTTGATGGCCGTGTTGTCCGGCGGTACCGAGTTCTTCGCCGGGCTGGCGCTGATCATCGGTTTGCTGGCAAGGCCTGCGGCGCTGGGCCTGACGATCATTTCCCTGGTGGCGATTTTCTCGGTGCATATCCATAACGGTTTGTTCATGGCCAACAACGGTTATGAGTTCGCCCTGGCGCTGCTGGGCGGTACGCTGGCGGTGTTGCTGGAAGGTGCAGGCAAACTGTCTGCCGACCGCGCCATCACTCACTGA
- a CDS encoding Gldg family protein — protein MRTPLSASLTILTLLLLFLAFNLVWALKLPNIRLDFSEQKIHTLSAPVETLLTSLEQPVDLYFFNSSKHPQRTNSLESYSKRVELLLREYEKFAKGKINLHLIDPTPFSEDEYKARLLGLDDQQGFFGLVASSADHGPHSIESFSPDRESLLEYEISHLIHKATHPEQPVIGLISRLPMEGERDERNGVNTPAWQLLQEMRRQFRLVTLEPGIEKIPEHVKTLMVVHPGKLPDQTLYAIDQFVLGAGKLMMFIDPLTGLDASLTSPENPRLEALLSAWGIQMSTNKVLADRNYATSVIMTTGQPAVRHPAALTLPRQAMAQDDISTWKLRSVNVLSSGALAPAKKSRMTFTPLLQSSGQAALFDAERFALPAPFDSLNNEATARGQQQVIAARVEGPAYSAFPEGINGRDASVQKSANIHVVVVADTDLLSDRVAGMGPGNRTMSGASSDNAMFVLNTLDNLAAPDALMNVRPRAGGGRSLQVLQAMREDAAQAYREKSAELAQRLEQTEKEWQLLNPRTLSPGVQAVTSNVLLQALNKERLRVPMEIHALKVQAYAQVHALERKIKLLNILPIPLILCLIAWGMFLVRRRRQHLPSAAFY, from the coding sequence ATGAGAACGCCACTAAGCGCCAGCCTCACAATTCTCACCCTATTGCTGCTCTTTCTTGCATTTAACCTAGTATGGGCACTTAAGCTTCCGAATATACGGCTGGATTTTTCAGAACAAAAAATTCATACACTCTCCGCGCCTGTAGAGACACTACTCACCTCACTGGAACAGCCAGTCGACCTGTACTTTTTCAACTCCAGCAAACATCCGCAAAGAACCAACTCGCTGGAAAGTTACAGTAAACGTGTGGAGTTACTGCTCAGGGAGTATGAAAAATTCGCAAAGGGCAAAATCAACCTGCACCTTATCGACCCCACCCCTTTTTCAGAGGATGAGTACAAGGCCAGGCTACTGGGACTTGACGACCAACAAGGGTTCTTCGGCCTCGTCGCAAGCAGCGCCGATCATGGGCCACACAGCATCGAGTCATTCAGCCCGGACCGGGAATCACTGCTGGAATATGAAATCAGCCATCTGATTCATAAGGCGACTCACCCCGAGCAACCCGTCATAGGCCTGATATCCCGGCTGCCAATGGAGGGTGAGCGGGACGAGCGCAACGGCGTGAATACGCCTGCCTGGCAGCTGCTTCAAGAGATGCGCCGCCAATTCAGGCTCGTCACGCTGGAGCCAGGTATCGAGAAGATTCCCGAACACGTCAAAACCTTGATGGTGGTTCACCCCGGCAAACTGCCTGATCAAACCTTGTACGCAATCGATCAGTTTGTGCTGGGCGCAGGCAAATTGATGATGTTTATCGACCCGCTAACCGGCCTGGACGCCAGCCTCACAAGCCCGGAAAACCCCAGGCTGGAAGCATTGCTGAGCGCTTGGGGCATCCAGATGTCGACGAACAAGGTACTCGCCGATCGCAACTATGCCACCTCAGTGATCATGACCACCGGCCAGCCAGCGGTGCGCCACCCCGCTGCGCTGACCCTGCCCCGCCAGGCGATGGCACAGGATGACATCAGCACCTGGAAACTGCGCAGCGTGAATGTCTTGAGCAGTGGCGCGCTGGCTCCCGCCAAAAAAAGCCGTATGACCTTCACTCCCCTGCTCCAAAGCTCCGGGCAAGCGGCACTGTTTGATGCCGAGCGCTTCGCCCTGCCAGCACCGTTTGATTCACTGAACAACGAGGCAACCGCGCGCGGCCAGCAACAGGTGATTGCCGCCCGCGTCGAGGGGCCTGCCTATTCCGCTTTCCCTGAGGGGATCAACGGGCGTGATGCCAGCGTGCAAAAGTCTGCGAACATCCATGTCGTGGTGGTCGCCGACACCGACCTGCTCAGCGACCGAGTGGCAGGAATGGGCCCAGGCAACCGCACGATGAGCGGAGCGTCGTCCGATAACGCGATGTTTGTCTTGAACACCCTGGATAACCTGGCGGCGCCCGATGCCCTGATGAACGTTCGCCCCCGCGCAGGCGGCGGTCGATCACTGCAGGTGCTGCAGGCAATGCGCGAAGACGCTGCACAGGCCTACCGGGAAAAATCCGCCGAACTGGCGCAACGCCTGGAGCAAACGGAAAAGGAGTGGCAATTACTGAACCCCCGCACCCTTTCGCCAGGAGTCCAGGCGGTCACCTCCAACGTACTGCTGCAGGCACTCAACAAGGAACGCTTGCGAGTGCCCATGGAAATTCACGCGCTGAAGGTTCAGGCATACGCACAGGTTCATGCCCTGGAGCGCAAGATTAAGCTGCTCAATATCCTGCCGATACCGCTGATACTGTGCCTGATTGCGTGGGGTATGTTCCTGGTTCGTCGCCGTCGCCAGCACTTGCCTTCAGCGGCGTTTTACTGA
- a CDS encoding ABC transporter permease encodes MKRLPVIFKRQLASYFSTPVTYLSTAAFLTAATAFGFHTSQLLEQGSVDLLGFFQLHPWLYLLLAPVLATQLWADEHNTGAMDFLKTLPVTGFEMVAGKFLAAWVVSGIALLLTFPLVITVNYLGNPDNTVIASQYLASWLLAGSYLSVGCFICTLTHHRVVIFTVTLCLLLAASGLSSILDAIEHQAPLWLIDRIISLSPSTRFDAIDQGVLALQDSLYFISLIVTFLAATIIALNVRNG; translated from the coding sequence TTGAAACGTCTACCGGTCATATTCAAGCGTCAACTTGCCAGTTACTTTTCAACCCCCGTCACTTATCTGAGCACGGCAGCATTCCTGACAGCAGCCACTGCATTTGGCTTCCATACAAGCCAGCTACTGGAGCAAGGCAGTGTTGACCTGCTGGGTTTTTTCCAACTGCACCCCTGGCTGTATTTACTGTTGGCGCCAGTGCTTGCCACTCAACTGTGGGCGGACGAGCACAACACCGGTGCCATGGACTTTCTAAAGACCCTGCCGGTCACTGGCTTCGAAATGGTTGCCGGTAAATTTCTGGCAGCCTGGGTCGTTTCCGGAATTGCCTTGTTGCTGACCTTCCCCTTGGTTATCACGGTTAACTACTTGGGAAATCCGGACAATACCGTTATCGCCTCCCAATACCTGGCAAGTTGGCTATTAGCCGGAAGTTATCTGTCGGTGGGCTGTTTTATCTGCACACTGACCCATCACCGGGTGGTGATATTTACAGTAACCCTGTGCTTGCTGCTGGCCGCCAGTGGGTTGTCATCGATTCTTGATGCCATTGAACACCAAGCCCCCCTCTGGCTTATTGACCGGATTATTTCCCTGAGCCCATCGACGCGTTTCGATGCCATTGACCAGGGTGTTCTGGCTCTTCAGGACAGTTTGTACTTTATCAGCCTGATCGTAACCTTTCTCGCTGCAACGATCATCGCCCTGAATGTCAGAAACGGTTGA
- a CDS encoding ABC transporter ATP-binding protein, with product MIEITSLTKKMGGKSIIHDFSFNAQPQECLGLFGNDGAGKTTVIKMISGSIAPSSGHIKIFGNDIAHNPLQAKKVTGYQPESLLTHNAMSVKGFLEFIAGVRGFHGAQKRKMIDRAVARLELWRILKCPIGTLPPGLKRKVAIAQAILHDPSLLLLDEPTEGLSADQKHKVRMLIKSLNDEMTIIVASRTPEELTRICNRALVIADGRLVADTSLPELQRSSRHYQAVTLAADTPLDLLALAVLPGVAGIEQDRETPGTVTVLAIPGQTIYPHINALITHRRWKINALNLETGRLDEVVNHMSQEASN from the coding sequence ATGATCGAGATAACGAGCCTGACAAAAAAGATGGGCGGAAAAAGCATCATTCATGATTTTTCGTTCAACGCCCAACCCCAGGAATGCCTGGGACTATTTGGAAATGATGGCGCGGGAAAAACAACTGTCATCAAAATGATTTCAGGCTCGATCGCACCCTCTTCAGGTCATATAAAAATATTCGGTAATGATATAGCCCACAACCCTCTCCAGGCGAAGAAGGTGACAGGCTACCAGCCAGAGTCATTACTGACCCACAACGCAATGAGCGTGAAAGGCTTTCTTGAGTTTATCGCTGGAGTACGCGGATTCCATGGCGCGCAAAAGCGCAAAATGATTGACCGGGCGGTCGCACGGCTGGAGCTTTGGCGGATACTCAAATGCCCGATCGGAACCCTCCCGCCAGGCTTGAAACGCAAAGTAGCGATCGCGCAGGCAATCTTGCATGACCCCAGCCTACTGTTGCTCGATGAGCCAACGGAAGGGCTGAGCGCCGACCAAAAACACAAAGTCAGAATGCTCATTAAGTCGTTGAACGACGAAATGACGATCATTGTTGCGTCCCGAACGCCTGAAGAGCTGACCCGCATTTGTAACAGGGCCCTGGTAATCGCCGACGGTCGCCTGGTGGCAGACACTTCCTTGCCCGAACTGCAGCGCAGCTCCCGTCATTACCAGGCGGTCACCCTTGCCGCAGACACGCCGCTGGACCTGCTCGCCCTGGCGGTGTTGCCCGGGGTCGCCGGTATCGAGCAAGACCGCGAGACCCCCGGCACAGTGACCGTGCTCGCCATACCGGGGCAAACCATTTACCCCCATATCAACGCACTGATCACTCACCGCCGCTGGAAAATCAATGCCCTGAACCTGGAGACCGGGCGTTTGGACGAAGTGGTCAACCATATGAGCCAGGAGGCATCAAATTGA